The stretch of DNA AAATGACAGGCTTCTTTACAGCGGCGGAAATGCCAGATATCTGGAACGGCCGGCAGAAGATGAAATCAAAAAGCTTGGCTTTTTGATTTCATGAGCAAGCAGCGAAGCGGAAGCGGAGTGCGAATGCATATTTTGTATATTTAATGTTATGTAGAAAAGAGGAAAATAATAAATGGGAGTTTTGAATATTGTGCTCCATGAGCCGGAAATTCCGGCAAATACAGGAAATATCGGCAGAACCTGTGTGGCAACAGGAACCAGGCTGCATCTGATCGAACCGCTTGGTTTCCGCCTGAATGAAAAGGCCATCAAGCGTGCAGGTATGGATTATTGGGAACAACTGGATGTGACCAGATATCTGGACTATGAGGATTTTCTCAAAAAGAATCCGGGAGCAAAGATTTATTACGCAACCACCAAGGCACCTCAGACTTATACAGATGTGCAGTATGAGGATGACTGTTTCATTATGTTTGGCAAGGAGAGTGCGGGAATCCCGGAGGATATTCTGGTAAACAATCAGGAAACCTGCGTGCGGATCCCGATGATCGGAGATATCCGTTCCCTGAATTTAAGCAATTCAGTTGCCATTGTGCTTTATGAGGCGCTGCGACAGCATAATTTCACGCATATGAATCTGGAAGGTCATCTGAGAAATTACGACTGGAAATAAGCCTGCAAAGAGTAAATAAAAACCTCTGATCTGGAAATACTGTAGGAGATATTGAGAGATATTTCTTTTACAGCCTTCCGGATCAGAGGTTTTTTGATGTTTTATTTTGATTTTTCCAGTGTAAAGATAAATTCTGTTCCAACACCTACGGTGCTGATCACATTGATGTTCTGCTTATGAGCGTTGATGATCTCTTTTACAATGGCAAGGCCAAGTCCGGTACCCTTGCGGTCTTTTCCACGGGAGGCATCGATCTTATAGAAACGGTCCCAGATCCTGGAAAGACTTTCTTTTGGAATTCCGGTTCCATGGTCTTTGACTGAGACAAAAACCTTGCCATGGTTGACGGTGGTTTCCAGTGTGATGGAAGAATTGTCACTGCTGAATTTTACTGCATTGTCCAATAAATTGTACAGTACCTGCTGAATCTGTTCCATATCTGCACGGACAAAAAGCTCTTTTCCCGCAAGGAGGAGCTCCAGACGGATGTTTCGTTCCGAACAGGTTCCTTCAAAGGTGGCGGCTGTGGTACGGATCGTTTCATTGATATCAAAACGCCGCATATGCATCATACGCTTTTTGACATCCAGTTCGTTTAAGGTAAGGAGACTTCGGGTAAGCTTCTCCAGACGGGTGGATTCAAAAGCAATGACCCTTAGATAACGGTCCTGCATTTCCGGTGGGATGGTACCGTCCAGCATGGCTTCCACATAGCCTTTGATGGAGGTCAGAGGTGATCGGAAATCATGGGACACATTGGAAATGAACTGCCGTTGATACTCTCCGTTTTTGTTCAGCTTGTCTGCCATGTAATTCAGGGAGTGGGAAAGATATCCCATCTCATCTTCAGAATCTACGGGGATCGTGTAGGAAAGATTTCCGTTGGCAAATTCCAGGGCACCCTTTAAGATTTCTTTCAGAGGTTTATGGACCCTGTAAAAATAGATCAGAAGAAAACTGAAAAACAGTGCATAGATCACAATAAAGATCAGTACCATAACCTCTACGATATTGCTGCGGCTTTCGTAGAGGTTTTTCATAGAATAGTGGATCACCAGATAACCGATCACCAGATCTGTATCTTTTATGGGAACAACTGTGCTTAACTGTGCGGTTTTTAATGTCCCGTAAAACGTACCGGAAGAATAGCAGGTATCTTCGTAATCTTCCGGCCGGAAGTTCCTGACGGTGATAGCACCGGAATCAGAGGACTGCTGGTTTGTGTTTATCAGAACGGTCCCATCTGTATCCATAACCCAGAAATCTGCATTTTGAAAGGCTGCTGCTGAGGAAA from Blautia sp. SC05B48 encodes:
- a CDS encoding sensor histidine kinase, giving the protein MKLHLYTKLLILYFMLGGICFLLLSSGGSYLVEKRLERSTGESLYRTASQLVSKNELRQAVKSPKNESSILALSSAAAFQNADFWVMDTDGTVLINTNQQSSDSGAITVRNFRPEDYEDTCYSSGTFYGTLKTAQLSTVVPIKDTDLVIGYLVIHYSMKNLYESRSNIVEVMVLIFIVIYALFFSFLLIYFYRVHKPLKEILKGALEFANGNLSYTIPVDSEDEMGYLSHSLNYMADKLNKNGEYQRQFISNVSHDFRSPLTSIKGYVEAMLDGTIPPEMQDRYLRVIAFESTRLEKLTRSLLTLNELDVKKRMMHMRRFDINETIRTTAATFEGTCSERNIRLELLLAGKELFVRADMEQIQQVLYNLLDNAVKFSSDNSSITLETTVNHGKVFVSVKDHGTGIPKESLSRIWDRFYKIDASRGKDRKGTGLGLAIVKEIINAHKQNINVISTVGVGTEFIFTLEKSK
- the trmL gene encoding tRNA (uridine(34)/cytosine(34)/5-carboxymethylaminomethyluridine(34)-2'-O)-methyltransferase TrmL, with amino-acid sequence MGVLNIVLHEPEIPANTGNIGRTCVATGTRLHLIEPLGFRLNEKAIKRAGMDYWEQLDVTRYLDYEDFLKKNPGAKIYYATTKAPQTYTDVQYEDDCFIMFGKESAGIPEDILVNNQETCVRIPMIGDIRSLNLSNSVAIVLYEALRQHNFTHMNLEGHLRNYDWK